The window ACCCCGCGCGGCCGGGACGCCGCCGTCCCCGTCGGCGTCACCCACACCGTCCTCAACACCACGGACATCGACGCCGCCGTCGCCTTCTACACCTCGGTCCTCGGGCTGCGCGTCTCCGACTGGTCCGAGCACCAGATGGCCTTCCTGCGCTGCAACGCCGACCACCACTGCATCGCCTTCAACCAGGCCGCATGGGCGTCGCTGAACCACGTCGCGTACGAGATGACGTCGGTGGACCACTTCATGCGCGGCCTCGGCCGGCTCCGCCACCACGGCATCAACCCCCAGTGGGGGCCCGGCCGGCACGGACCCGGCAACAACACCTTCTCGTACTTCACCGACCCCGCCGGACTCGTCTGCGAATACACCTCCGAGGTCGCCCAGATCGTCGAGGACGCCTGGATCGCCAAGGTCTGGCGGCGCACCCCCGACCTCTCCGACCTGTGGGGGACAGCAGGTCCGCCGTCCCAGAAGATCCGCTGCCACATGGCGGGCGAACCCGACCCCGGGCCACTGGCCCCCGCCACCGACGAGGTGTCCGCATGACCGCCACCACCACCCGCCCCACTCCCGTCGCACGCCCCATGCGACCCGCGCGACGCATCGGACTCGTCGGCTGGGGCGCCATCGGCCGTGTCGTCGGCACCGCCCTCGTCGAGGGCCACATCCCCGGCGCCGAACTGACCTGCATCGTCGACAACCGGCCCCTCGTCGACGCCCCCGCACCCCAACTGTCCTTCGAGGACGCCCTCACCGTCTGCGACCTCATCGTCGAAGCCGCAGGCCAGGGCGTCGTACGGGAGTGGGCCGAGCGGGTCCTCGACAGCGGCGCCGACCTGCTGATCGCGTCCACCGGAGCACTCGTCGACCCCGAACTCGTCGACCGGCTGCGCGCGGCCGGCCCCGGACGCGTGTACTTCACCGGCGGCGCCGTCGGCGGACTCGACCTCCTGCAGGCCGTCACGGGGCTGGGCGCCCTCACCTCCGTACGCCTGACCACCACCAAACTGCCCGCCACCCTCCACCAGCCGTGGATGGACACCGAGCTCACCGAACGACTGCGGACCACCACCGAACCGGTGGAGGTGATGCGCGGCACCGCCCGCGACGTCCCGGTGAAGTTCCCCAAGTCCACCAACGTCGCCGCATCCGTGGCCCTCGCGACCGGGGACCCCGACCTCGTCGAGGTCGTCGTCGTCGCCGACCCGGCCGCCACCCTCACCCGGCACGTCATCGAGGCGGACGGCCCGCACGGCACCTACCGCTTCGAGGTCGCCCACCGGCCCGACGCCACGAACCCCGCCACCAGCCAGGTCGTGCCGCACGCCGTACTGCGCAGCCTCGCGGCCGTCGTCGGCCGGGCAGGACAGATCCTGTGACCGCCACCCTCACCACCGCGGCCGTCCACACCCAGGAGGCCGGGAACCCCGACGCACCGCTGCTGCTCTGCCTGCACGGCATCGGCTCCTCCTCCGCCGCCTTCGCCCCGCAGCTCGCCGGACTCTCCGACCAGGTACGGGTCGTCGCCTGGGACGCCCCCGGGTACGCGGCCTCCGCCGACCCCGGCCGGGCCCCCGGCCTCGACGGCTACGCCGACACCGCGGCCGCGCTGATCCGTGACCGCGGCGGCCGCGCCCATGTCCTCGGCGTCTCCTGGGGCGGCGTCATCGCCCTGCGCCTTGCCGCCCGCCACCCCGACCTCGTCGAGTCCCTGATCGTCGCCGACTCCAGCCGCGGCTCCGGCACCGACCCGGACAAGGCAGCCGCCATGCGCGCCCGCGCGGCACAGCTCACCGCCGAAGGCCCGGACGCCTTCGCCGCCGCCCGC is drawn from Streptomyces sp. NBC_01717 and contains these coding sequences:
- a CDS encoding aspartate dehydrogenase domain-containing protein, translating into MRPARRIGLVGWGAIGRVVGTALVEGHIPGAELTCIVDNRPLVDAPAPQLSFEDALTVCDLIVEAAGQGVVREWAERVLDSGADLLIASTGALVDPELVDRLRAAGPGRVYFTGGAVGGLDLLQAVTGLGALTSVRLTTTKLPATLHQPWMDTELTERLRTTTEPVEVMRGTARDVPVKFPKSTNVAASVALATGDPDLVEVVVVADPAATLTRHVIEADGPHGTYRFEVAHRPDATNPATSQVVPHAVLRSLAAVVGRAGQIL
- a CDS encoding VOC family protein, encoding MTHENRTAYENLHARPATVPLEPVARLRALRSVELHTPAFTESTDFYTEVWGLEPVEQDRDAAWLRGTGEEHHVLALTRGERNGLGRITFAVATPAEIDEAARRLLARGIVPVAGPGPLDQVGGGYGLRFTDPEGRLIELSAQTHAVTPRGRDAAVPVGVTHTVLNTTDIDAAVAFYTSVLGLRVSDWSEHQMAFLRCNADHHCIAFNQAAWASLNHVAYEMTSVDHFMRGLGRLRHHGINPQWGPGRHGPGNNTFSYFTDPAGLVCEYTSEVAQIVEDAWIAKVWRRTPDLSDLWGTAGPPSQKIRCHMAGEPDPGPLAPATDEVSA
- a CDS encoding alpha/beta fold hydrolase; this translates as MTATLTTAAVHTQEAGNPDAPLLLCLHGIGSSSAAFAPQLAGLSDQVRVVAWDAPGYAASADPGRAPGLDGYADTAAALIRDRGGRAHVLGVSWGGVIALRLAARHPDLVESLIVADSSRGSGTDPDKAAAMRARAAQLTAEGPDAFAAARGPRLVSADAPAELVERVVATMAASIRTPGYGYAADAMAEADLTDDLPAITAPALVLCGEQDTVTGTEESQAIAGGLAKSVYVTLSGAGHLSNQERPEAFNAWVRAHLHVVARTPA